One Mycolicibacterium crocinum DNA window includes the following coding sequences:
- a CDS encoding Rv0361 family membrane protein translates to MTEREDGGSSPLPILIALGVAVLVLAAVGIAWLVDDNKPMSEDVKVGRAAVGQNDALQRDNYSDFRKYTCAAQQGVEAEVLAGQKKSKAVHGARYVDDITDVRIDGDKATATVVYHFEHAADTKLKTPMTFARENGEWTVCSPGPA, encoded by the coding sequence GTGACCGAACGCGAGGACGGCGGTTCCAGCCCGCTGCCGATTCTGATCGCCCTGGGTGTGGCGGTGCTGGTGCTCGCCGCGGTGGGCATCGCCTGGCTCGTCGACGACAACAAGCCGATGAGTGAGGACGTCAAGGTCGGTCGCGCCGCCGTCGGCCAGAACGACGCGCTGCAGCGCGACAACTACTCCGACTTCCGCAAGTACACCTGCGCCGCCCAGCAGGGTGTCGAAGCCGAAGTTCTTGCCGGCCAAAAGAAATCGAAAGCTGTGCACGGTGCTCGGTACGTCGACGACATCACCGACGTCAGGATCGACGGTGACAAGGCCACCGCGACCGTCGTCTACCACTTCGAGCATGCGGCCGACACCAAGCTGAAGACGCCGATGACCTTCGCCCGCGAAAACGGCGAATGGACCGTCTGTTCGCCCGGCCCGGCCTAG
- a CDS encoding rhodanese-like domain-containing protein encodes MSYAGDITPEESWELLSENPDAVLVDCRTDAEWRWVGVPDLSSLGRNVVFVEWNRSNGQHNDDFVAELNAAGVTPGERPVVFLCRSGNRSIPAAETATAAGIAPSYNMLDGFEGQLDADGHRGINGWRALGLPWKQS; translated from the coding sequence GTGAGTTATGCAGGAGATATCACCCCTGAGGAGAGCTGGGAGCTGCTCAGCGAAAACCCCGACGCGGTGCTGGTGGACTGCCGCACCGACGCCGAATGGCGCTGGGTCGGTGTGCCGGATCTGAGCAGCCTGGGTCGCAACGTGGTGTTCGTCGAGTGGAACCGCAGCAACGGTCAGCACAACGACGACTTCGTCGCCGAACTCAACGCCGCCGGCGTCACCCCCGGCGAGCGTCCCGTGGTGTTCCTCTGTCGCTCCGGCAATCGCTCCATTCCGGCGGCCGAGACCGCGACCGCGGCGGGGATCGCGCCGTCCTACAACATGCTTGACGGGTTCGAAGGCCAGCTCGACGCCGACGGCCACCGCGGCATCAACGGCTGGCGGGCGCTGGGCCTGCCCTGGAAGCAGTCATGA
- a CDS encoding O-succinylhomoserine sulfhydrylase: MTDEVPSVRIPAPLPDGVSQATLGVRGGLLRSEFEETSEGMYLTSGYVYSSAAEAEKAFTGEIDRYVYSRYGNPTISMFEERLRLIEGAPAAFATASGMAAVFTSLGALLGTGDRLVAARSLFGSCFVVCNEILPRWGVETVFVDGDDLSQWEEALSVPTQAVFFETPSNPMQSLVDIAAVSDIAHAAGAKVVLDNVFATPLLQQGFPLGADVVVYSGTKHIDGQGRVLGGAILGEKEYIDGPVQKLMRHTGPALSAFNAWVLLKGLETMSVRVDYSNRSAQRIAEFLESQPGVNWVKYPFLESHPQFDLAKRQMRGGGTVVTFELDGGKARAFEVLDKLQIIDISNNLGDAKTLITHPATTTHRAMGPEGRASIGLGDGVVRISVGLEGTEDLISDLERALS, encoded by the coding sequence ATGACCGACGAGGTGCCGTCGGTTCGCATTCCCGCGCCGCTGCCCGATGGCGTCAGCCAGGCGACGCTCGGGGTGCGAGGTGGGCTGCTGCGCTCCGAGTTCGAGGAAACCTCCGAGGGGATGTACCTCACCTCCGGCTATGTGTACTCCTCGGCGGCCGAGGCGGAAAAGGCGTTCACCGGCGAGATCGACCGGTACGTCTACTCCCGCTACGGCAACCCGACGATCTCGATGTTCGAGGAGCGTCTGCGGCTGATCGAGGGTGCGCCCGCCGCGTTCGCCACCGCGTCGGGCATGGCCGCGGTGTTCACCTCGCTGGGCGCGCTGCTTGGCACCGGCGACCGGTTGGTGGCCGCGCGCAGCTTGTTCGGCTCGTGCTTTGTGGTGTGCAACGAAATCCTGCCGCGCTGGGGTGTGGAGACCGTCTTCGTCGACGGCGACGACCTCTCGCAATGGGAAGAGGCGCTGTCGGTGCCGACGCAGGCGGTGTTCTTCGAGACGCCGTCGAACCCGATGCAGTCGCTGGTCGACATCGCCGCGGTCTCCGACATAGCGCACGCAGCGGGCGCGAAAGTGGTGTTGGACAACGTGTTTGCCACCCCGTTGCTGCAGCAGGGTTTCCCGCTGGGCGCGGATGTGGTGGTGTACTCGGGCACCAAGCACATCGACGGTCAGGGCCGGGTGCTCGGCGGGGCGATCCTCGGTGAGAAGGAGTACATCGACGGACCGGTGCAGAAGCTGATGCGCCACACCGGGCCCGCCCTGTCGGCGTTCAACGCCTGGGTGCTGCTGAAGGGCCTGGAGACGATGTCGGTGCGGGTGGACTACTCGAACCGTTCTGCGCAGCGGATCGCCGAGTTCCTCGAATCCCAGCCCGGGGTGAACTGGGTGAAATACCCGTTCCTGGAATCACATCCGCAGTTCGACCTTGCCAAGCGGCAGATGCGCGGTGGTGGCACCGTAGTGACCTTCGAATTGGACGGCGGCAAGGCGCGGGCTTTCGAAGTTCTCGACAAGCTGCAGATCATCGACATCTCGAACAACCTCGGTGACGCCAAGACCTTGATCACCCATCCGGCAACCACCACGCACCGCGCGATGGGTCCGGAGGGCCGTGCCTCGATCGGGCTCGGCGACGGGGTGGTTCGGATCTCGGTGGGGTTGGAAGGCACCGAGGATCTCATCTCCGACCTGGAACGCGCGCTGAGTTAG
- a CDS encoding DUF4267 domain-containing protein — translation MISIAGYTLSGLIAVAIIVIGARFIVAPRVAAAGYGVPADPDQPSMRAYLNAKGVRDIASGLFVVILMAAGATHLLGWVILGATVIPIADAVIVLKNGGTKGVAFGVHGATAVVMLVATALLLLS, via the coding sequence ATGATCAGCATCGCCGGCTACACGCTCTCCGGCCTCATCGCCGTGGCCATCATCGTCATCGGCGCGCGGTTCATCGTCGCACCCCGCGTCGCCGCCGCCGGCTACGGGGTGCCGGCCGACCCGGACCAGCCATCGATGCGCGCCTATCTGAACGCCAAGGGTGTGCGCGACATCGCGTCGGGGTTGTTCGTCGTCATCCTCATGGCAGCAGGCGCCACCCATCTGCTCGGCTGGGTCATCCTCGGCGCCACAGTCATTCCGATTGCCGACGCCGTCATCGTGCTGAAAAACGGTGGTACCAAGGGGGTCGCGTTCGGCGTGCACGGCGCCACTGCCGTGGTCATGCTCGTCGCGACTGCGCTACTGCTGCTGTCGTGA
- a CDS encoding DUF1772 domain-containing protein: MDLDLTTRIAAAVAVLATAVVYGTDVFCAMVLRPALASLDDDALVVVTGFVHRYGDRRMPVPGVLGVLATAACAVLAALSEHWAQATPAGIALVSLLVWLAIYLRVSAPINRQLTAAAIAGGPLANGRALQAKWDGVINARAILQGVAVVALLVALAV, encoded by the coding sequence ATGGATCTCGACCTCACCACCCGAATCGCCGCAGCGGTCGCGGTGCTGGCCACCGCCGTGGTTTATGGCACCGATGTGTTCTGCGCGATGGTGCTGCGCCCGGCGCTGGCGTCGCTCGACGATGACGCCCTGGTCGTGGTCACCGGCTTCGTGCACCGGTACGGGGATCGGCGGATGCCCGTCCCCGGCGTGCTGGGTGTGCTCGCCACCGCCGCATGCGCGGTGCTGGCCGCGCTATCCGAACACTGGGCGCAGGCGACGCCGGCCGGCATCGCGCTGGTCTCGCTCCTGGTCTGGCTCGCGATCTACCTCCGAGTGAGCGCACCGATCAACCGTCAACTGACCGCGGCCGCGATTGCCGGCGGGCCGCTCGCGAACGGGCGTGCGCTGCAAGCGAAATGGGATGGTGTGATCAACGCTCGCGCGATCCTGCAGGGCGTCGCCGTCGTCGCGCTTCTCGTGGCACTGGCGGTCTGA
- a CDS encoding TetR-like C-terminal domain-containing protein — protein sequence MAIDDRRERERAARRRLIVATARKIAEAEGWDAVTTRRLSTEIEYSQPVLYKHFSGMDHVAAAVALDGFGELADVTRRARSDATTARESLARTARAYLDFARDNPAVYDAMFVRATPLKFATEDTPTQLEEAFAGLRDVVGDIAGDRDVDTLTEVFWASLHGLVTLSRAGRLRPDHDADRIRLLVEEFTDRRSG from the coding sequence ATGGCCATCGACGACCGCCGCGAGCGCGAACGGGCCGCGCGCCGGCGACTGATCGTGGCGACGGCCCGCAAGATCGCGGAAGCCGAGGGCTGGGACGCCGTCACCACCCGCCGCTTGTCGACCGAGATCGAGTACAGCCAACCGGTGCTGTACAAGCACTTCAGCGGGATGGATCACGTTGCCGCGGCTGTCGCGCTGGACGGGTTCGGCGAGCTCGCCGACGTGACGCGGCGGGCCCGCTCAGATGCGACGACGGCTCGTGAATCGCTGGCCCGGACCGCCCGCGCGTACCTCGACTTCGCGCGCGACAATCCGGCGGTGTACGACGCGATGTTCGTCCGCGCCACCCCGTTGAAGTTCGCGACCGAAGACACCCCGACTCAGCTCGAGGAGGCGTTCGCGGGGCTGCGCGACGTCGTCGGCGACATCGCCGGTGACCGTGACGTCGACACCCTGACCGAGGTGTTCTGGGCGTCGCTGCATGGACTGGTCACGCTGTCGCGGGCCGGCCGGCTGCGCCCCGATCACGACGCCGATCGCATCCGACTCCTGGTCGAGGAGTTCACCGACCGGCGGAGCGGCTAG
- a CDS encoding SDR family oxidoreductase, translating to MDNIRGKTIAITGAARGIGFATARALLQRGARVVIGDRDVALEESAVAQLSKLGPVSGYPLDVSDPESFATFLDKARADGGGHIDVLINNAGVMPVGPFLDHTDQAVRTAVEVNFYGVLTGCRLVLPEMVRRRSGHIVNIASMAGMLAVPGQALYAGTKFAVVGLSTGLADEYAPQGVQVSCVMPTFTNTELISGTHTTAATKPVQPEDIAAAVIKALDKPTTSISVPGFSRFLAAAVMFLPPRGRRWLSKQMGTDRVFLDFDTTARAAYEKRAQSATGVVETPDNS from the coding sequence ATGGACAACATCCGCGGAAAAACCATCGCGATCACCGGCGCGGCGCGGGGCATCGGTTTCGCGACCGCACGCGCCCTGCTGCAGCGCGGGGCACGCGTCGTGATCGGCGACCGGGATGTGGCACTCGAGGAGTCGGCGGTCGCACAGCTCAGCAAGCTCGGGCCGGTCTCGGGGTACCCGCTCGACGTCAGCGACCCCGAATCGTTCGCGACGTTCCTGGACAAGGCGCGCGCCGACGGCGGCGGCCACATCGACGTCCTGATCAACAACGCCGGCGTCATGCCGGTCGGCCCGTTCCTCGACCACACCGACCAGGCGGTGCGTACCGCCGTCGAGGTGAACTTCTACGGCGTGCTCACCGGCTGCCGGCTGGTGCTGCCGGAAATGGTCCGGCGCCGCAGCGGCCACATCGTCAACATCGCCTCGATGGCAGGCATGCTCGCCGTGCCCGGGCAGGCGCTGTACGCCGGAACCAAGTTCGCGGTGGTCGGGTTGTCCACCGGGCTGGCCGACGAATACGCCCCGCAGGGTGTCCAAGTCAGTTGTGTCATGCCGACATTCACCAACACCGAGCTGATCTCGGGCACCCACACCACCGCGGCCACCAAGCCGGTTCAGCCAGAAGACATCGCCGCGGCAGTAATCAAGGCACTAGACAAGCCGACAACGTCGATTTCCGTCCCGGGCTTCTCGCGATTCCTCGCCGCCGCGGTGATGTTCCTGCCGCCGCGCGGCCGACGCTGGCTGTCAAAGCAGATGGGCACAGACCGGGTGTTCCTCGACTTCGACACGACCGCTCGCGCCGCCTACGAGAAGCGCGCGCAGAGCGCCACCGGCGTCGTGGAGACCCCGGACAATTCCTAG
- a CDS encoding GNAT family N-acetyltransferase — translation MSRQSSPCVHSRRPVCTLDGVNGLRFVPVDEDDPLAQPLLAELAVEYATRYEAPESGVARWLRDHPADQFRPPDGGMVIGLLDGQPVTGGAFCRFDDDTAELKRIWTDSGHRRRGHAATLLAALEDEIARRGYRRIYLTTGNRQPEAEALYDSTGYRRLDEPLPSDVEQYPIAFVKAL, via the coding sequence ATGAGCCGCCAATCATCGCCGTGTGTGCACAGTCGGCGCCCGGTGTGCACACTCGACGGGGTGAACGGATTGCGCTTCGTCCCGGTCGACGAGGACGACCCGTTGGCTCAGCCGCTGCTCGCAGAACTCGCCGTCGAGTACGCCACCCGCTACGAGGCTCCGGAATCAGGGGTGGCGCGGTGGCTGCGCGACCATCCGGCCGACCAGTTCCGCCCGCCCGACGGCGGCATGGTGATCGGACTGCTTGACGGTCAGCCGGTGACCGGCGGGGCGTTCTGTCGCTTCGACGACGACACCGCCGAACTCAAACGGATCTGGACCGACAGCGGGCATCGTCGCCGTGGCCATGCCGCGACGCTTCTGGCGGCGCTGGAGGACGAGATCGCCCGCCGCGGTTACCGGCGGATCTACTTGACGACCGGTAACCGGCAGCCCGAAGCCGAGGCGCTCTACGACAGCACGGGCTACCGCAGGCTCGACGAGCCGCTCCCCAGTGACGTCGAGCAGTATCCGATCGCCTTCGTGAAAGCGTTGTGA
- a CDS encoding MBL fold metallo-hydrolase — protein sequence MAVALTAITERVHMAQTPLVNWTVVADDAGVMLIDAGFPGSRDEVLGSLREVGFGPTDVTAILLTHAHVDHFGTAIWFAKTHGTPVYCHADEVGHAKRDYLQQASPVDLMRHAWQPRWVKWSVDIMRKGALTHDGIPTAAVLTDDIASTLPGRPTAVPTPGHTGGHCSYIVDGVLVAGDALVTGHPLAAHKGPQLLHPVFNHDEAGCVRSLSALATLDADVLIPGHGDLWIGPVREAARQATPA from the coding sequence ATGGCCGTGGCTCTGACCGCTATCACCGAGCGCGTGCACATGGCGCAGACACCGCTGGTCAACTGGACGGTCGTTGCCGACGACGCCGGCGTCATGCTGATCGACGCCGGTTTCCCGGGCAGCCGCGACGAGGTCCTGGGATCGCTCCGCGAAGTGGGGTTCGGCCCCACGGACGTGACGGCGATCCTGTTGACCCATGCCCACGTCGACCACTTCGGCACCGCGATCTGGTTCGCCAAGACGCACGGCACCCCCGTCTACTGTCACGCCGACGAGGTCGGCCACGCCAAGCGCGACTATCTGCAGCAGGCCTCACCGGTCGATCTGATGCGACACGCGTGGCAACCGCGCTGGGTGAAGTGGTCGGTGGACATCATGCGCAAAGGCGCGCTCACCCACGACGGAATTCCGACGGCGGCCGTACTCACCGACGACATCGCCTCGACGTTGCCTGGCCGGCCGACGGCCGTGCCGACCCCCGGCCACACCGGCGGGCACTGCTCCTACATCGTCGACGGAGTGCTGGTCGCCGGCGATGCGCTGGTGACCGGGCATCCGCTGGCCGCGCACAAGGGTCCGCAGCTGTTGCACCCGGTGTTCAACCACGACGAGGCGGGCTGCGTGCGCAGCCTGTCCGCATTGGCGACGCTGGACGCCGATGTGCTGATCCCCGGGCACGGCGACCTGTGGATCGGCCCGGTTCGCGAGGCGGCGCGTCAGGCCACGCCGGCGTGA
- the fgd gene encoding glucose-6-phosphate dehydrogenase (coenzyme-F420), whose amino-acid sequence MAELKLGYKASAEQFAPRELVELAVLAEAHGMDSATVSDHFQPWRHEGGHAPFSLAWMTAVGERTKRLVLGTSVLTPTFRYNPAVIAQAFATMGCLYPDRIFLGIGTGEALNEIATGYEGEWPEFKERYARLRESVRLMRELWLGDRVDFEGEYYKTKGASIYDVPEGGIPIYIAAGGPQVAKYAGRAGDGFICTSGKGEELYKDKLIPAMREGAEAAGKNPDDVDRMIEIKISYDPDPKLALENTRFWAPLSLTAEQKHSIDDPIEMEKAADALPIEQVAKRWIVASDPDEAVEKVKDYVDWGLNHLVFHDPRQDQRRFLELFQKDLEPRLRKLG is encoded by the coding sequence GTGGCTGAACTGAAACTGGGTTACAAGGCGTCGGCGGAGCAGTTCGCGCCGCGTGAGTTGGTCGAGCTGGCGGTGCTGGCCGAGGCGCACGGGATGGACAGCGCGACGGTGAGTGACCACTTCCAGCCGTGGCGTCACGAGGGCGGGCACGCACCGTTCTCGCTGGCGTGGATGACGGCGGTGGGTGAGCGCACCAAGCGCCTGGTGTTGGGCACCTCGGTGCTGACCCCCACCTTCCGCTACAACCCGGCCGTCATCGCGCAGGCCTTTGCGACCATGGGCTGCCTGTACCCCGACCGGATCTTCCTCGGCATCGGCACCGGCGAAGCCCTCAACGAGATCGCCACCGGCTACGAAGGGGAGTGGCCGGAATTCAAGGAACGGTATGCACGCCTGCGCGAATCGGTGCGGCTGATGCGCGAACTGTGGCTCGGCGACCGCGTCGACTTCGAAGGCGAGTACTACAAGACCAAGGGCGCCTCGATCTACGACGTGCCCGAAGGCGGCATTCCGATCTACATCGCCGCGGGCGGACCGCAGGTGGCCAAGTACGCCGGCCGCGCCGGCGACGGTTTCATCTGCACCTCCGGCAAGGGTGAAGAGCTATACAAGGACAAGCTGATTCCGGCGATGCGTGAAGGCGCCGAGGCGGCGGGCAAGAATCCCGACGACGTCGACCGGATGATCGAGATCAAGATCTCCTACGATCCCGACCCGAAGCTGGCGCTGGAGAACACCCGCTTCTGGGCGCCGTTGTCGCTGACCGCCGAGCAGAAACACAGCATCGACGACCCGATCGAGATGGAGAAGGCCGCCGACGCGTTGCCGATCGAGCAGGTGGCCAAGCGCTGGATCGTGGCGTCGGATCCCGACGAGGCGGTCGAGAAGGTCAAGGACTATGTCGACTGGGGCTTGAACCACTTGGTGTTTCACGACCCGCGGCAGGATCAGCGCCGCTTCCTGGAGCTGTTCCAGAAGGACTTGGAGCCGCGCCTGCGCAAGCTGGGCTAG
- a CDS encoding glycosyltransferase, with the protein MIAIVHERLTEIAGSEHVVTQLAREWPDAPVYIPIVDRRVDAEFSDRVVTGPLSQAYRCLGYRSYAPLLPLAPTWLRHCDFGSAEAVIISHHAFGVAAAEAAGTRPTIAYVHSPARWAWNKEMRDAEAGSLPGRLALQALSRLAISTELSAAKRLTTIVANSTAVADRIRKHWNREAEVVHPPVDTEFYTTDPTEPVEDYFVLAGRLVAYKRPDIAVKAAAKAGVKLVVVGGGRDLEDCRKLAHSKDITFLGRVSNEELRSVLRRAKACLMPGEEDFGIVPVEAMACGTPMIALGVGGVLDSVIDGVTGTLIPPGDDESVIGRFADVLTHFDRAAFDSAQIRRHAETFSRSAFRRNMADIVSHALAVPHPS; encoded by the coding sequence GTGATCGCTATCGTCCACGAGCGGCTGACCGAGATCGCGGGATCCGAGCATGTCGTCACGCAACTTGCGCGTGAGTGGCCGGATGCGCCGGTCTACATCCCGATCGTGGATCGGCGGGTGGACGCCGAGTTCAGCGATCGAGTGGTGACCGGCCCGCTGTCGCAGGCTTACCGCTGTCTCGGCTATCGAAGCTATGCGCCGCTGCTTCCACTCGCGCCGACGTGGTTGAGGCACTGCGACTTCGGATCCGCGGAAGCGGTGATCATCAGCCACCACGCATTCGGCGTGGCAGCCGCCGAGGCGGCGGGAACACGACCGACGATCGCGTATGTGCACTCACCGGCGCGCTGGGCGTGGAACAAAGAGATGCGCGACGCCGAGGCGGGTTCACTGCCCGGCCGACTGGCACTCCAAGCGCTCTCCCGCCTCGCGATCAGCACCGAGCTCTCTGCCGCCAAACGCCTCACCACGATCGTCGCCAACAGCACCGCTGTCGCCGACCGCATCCGCAAGCACTGGAATCGCGAAGCGGAGGTCGTTCACCCGCCGGTGGACACCGAGTTCTACACGACGGACCCGACGGAACCCGTTGAGGATTACTTCGTCCTCGCCGGCCGTCTGGTCGCCTACAAGCGACCCGACATCGCCGTCAAAGCCGCCGCGAAGGCCGGGGTGAAATTGGTGGTCGTCGGCGGCGGCCGGGATCTGGAAGACTGCCGAAAACTGGCGCACAGCAAGGACATCACGTTCCTCGGACGGGTCTCGAACGAGGAACTCAGGAGCGTGCTCCGGCGGGCGAAGGCCTGCCTGATGCCCGGCGAAGAAGACTTCGGCATCGTCCCGGTTGAGGCCATGGCGTGCGGGACCCCGATGATCGCACTCGGCGTCGGTGGTGTGCTGGACAGCGTGATCGACGGCGTCACTGGCACGTTGATCCCGCCAGGCGACGATGAGTCGGTGATCGGCCGATTCGCGGATGTGCTGACCCATTTCGACAGGGCCGCATTCGATTCCGCGCAGATCCGCCGTCACGCCGAGACGTTCTCGCGCAGCGCATTCCGACGCAACATGGCAGACATCGTCAGCCACGCCCTGGCCGTCCCGCACCCCAGCTGA
- the pta gene encoding phosphate acetyltransferase: MSARTTSIYIASPEGDTGKSTVALGILHRLTAMVPRAAVFRPITRRENRDYILELLLAHSNAGLSYEDCVGVTYEQLHADPDAAIADIVDRYHEVADRCDAVVIVGSDYTDVATPTELSVNARIAANLGAPVVLSVRARDRTPAEVAQVIELCLAELAAQHAHTAAVVANRADPAQMTAVAEACANLGPRVYVLPEEPLLVAPTVADLSDAVGGVLVHGDSSLLGREVMGVLVAGMTAEHCLERLTEGVAVITPGDRSDVVLAVTSAHAAEGFPSLSAIILNGGLALHPSIAQLVNGLGLRLPIIASDLGTFETASAVAGTRGRVTATSQRKIDTALALMERYVDIDDLQNRLSLPIPTVTTPQMFTYQLMERARADRKRIVLPEGDDDRILQAAGRLLRRGVADLTILGEESEVRSRAAELGVDLTAATVLNPRTSDLCDEFASQYAELRKSKGVTVEQAREIIHDVSYFGTMLVHNGIVDGMVSGAAHTTAHTVRPAFEIIKTQPDVSTVSSIFLMCLSDRVLAYGDCAIVPDPTAEQLADIAISSARTAAQFGIDPRVAMLSYSTGTSGTGAGVDKVRAATELVRSRAPELLVEGPIQYDAAVDPTVAAAKMPGSEVAGRATVLIFPDLNTGNNTYKAVQRSAGAIAIGPVLQGLNKPVNDLSRGALVEDIVNTVAITAIQAQGT; encoded by the coding sequence GTGAGCGCCCGCACCACGTCGATCTACATCGCCTCCCCCGAGGGGGATACCGGGAAGTCCACCGTCGCGCTGGGCATCTTGCACCGATTGACCGCGATGGTGCCGAGGGCGGCCGTGTTCCGCCCGATCACCCGGCGGGAGAACCGCGACTACATCCTGGAGCTGCTCCTGGCGCACAGTAACGCCGGTCTGAGCTACGAGGACTGCGTCGGGGTGACGTACGAGCAGCTGCACGCCGATCCCGACGCCGCGATCGCCGACATCGTCGACCGGTATCACGAGGTGGCCGACCGGTGCGACGCCGTGGTGATTGTCGGATCGGACTACACCGATGTCGCCACGCCCACCGAGCTGAGCGTGAACGCCCGTATCGCCGCCAACCTGGGCGCGCCGGTGGTGCTCTCGGTGCGGGCCCGCGATCGCACCCCGGCCGAGGTTGCTCAGGTCATCGAGTTGTGCCTGGCCGAGCTCGCCGCTCAGCACGCGCACACCGCGGCGGTGGTGGCCAACCGCGCCGACCCCGCGCAGATGACGGCGGTGGCCGAGGCCTGCGCGAACCTGGGGCCACGCGTCTACGTCCTGCCCGAGGAGCCACTGTTGGTGGCCCCGACCGTCGCCGATCTCAGCGATGCCGTCGGCGGCGTTCTCGTGCATGGTGACTCGTCGCTGCTCGGTCGCGAAGTGATGGGTGTGCTCGTCGCGGGTATGACCGCCGAGCACTGTCTGGAACGGCTTACCGAAGGTGTCGCCGTGATCACCCCGGGTGATCGCTCGGACGTCGTGTTGGCGGTGACCAGTGCACATGCGGCCGAGGGTTTTCCGTCACTGTCGGCGATCATCCTCAACGGTGGTCTGGCATTGCACCCCTCGATCGCCCAGCTGGTCAACGGGCTGGGCTTGCGGCTGCCGATCATCGCCTCTGATCTCGGCACGTTCGAGACCGCGAGCGCGGTGGCCGGCACCCGGGGACGGGTCACGGCGACCTCGCAGCGCAAGATCGACACCGCGCTCGCCCTGATGGAGCGCTACGTCGACATCGATGATCTGCAGAACCGGCTCAGCTTGCCGATACCGACCGTGACGACGCCGCAGATGTTCACCTATCAGCTGATGGAGCGGGCCAGGGCCGACCGCAAGCGCATCGTCTTGCCCGAGGGCGATGACGACCGCATTCTGCAGGCGGCCGGGCGGCTGCTGCGGCGTGGTGTCGCCGACCTGACGATCCTCGGCGAGGAGTCCGAAGTTCGTTCCCGTGCAGCAGAATTGGGTGTCGACCTGACCGCTGCCACGGTGCTGAACCCCCGCACCAGCGACCTGTGCGATGAGTTCGCCAGCCAGTACGCCGAGCTGCGCAAGTCGAAGGGGGTGACGGTGGAGCAGGCACGGGAGATCATCCACGACGTCTCCTACTTCGGAACGATGCTCGTGCACAACGGAATAGTCGACGGCATGGTGTCAGGTGCTGCCCACACCACCGCGCACACCGTGCGGCCCGCCTTCGAGATCATCAAGACCCAGCCCGACGTCTCCACGGTGTCGAGCATCTTCTTGATGTGCCTGTCCGACCGGGTGCTGGCCTACGGCGACTGCGCGATCGTGCCAGATCCGACCGCAGAACAGCTTGCCGACATCGCGATCAGCTCCGCGCGTACCGCGGCCCAATTCGGGATCGATCCGCGGGTGGCGATGCTGTCCTACTCGACGGGCACGTCGGGCACCGGTGCCGGTGTCGACAAAGTCAGAGCTGCAACCGAACTCGTGCGCTCCCGGGCACCGGAATTGTTGGTGGAAGGGCCGATTCAGTACGACGCGGCAGTCGATCCGACCGTCGCCGCGGCCAAGATGCCTGGGTCCGAGGTGGCCGGTCGGGCGACGGTGCTGATCTTCCCCGACCTCAACACCGGCAACAACACCTATAAGGCGGTGCAGCGCAGCGCGGGGGCCATCGCGATCGGACCGGTCCTGCAGGGGCTCAACAAGCCGGTCAACGACCTGTCCCGCGGGGCTCTGGTCGAGGACATCGTGAACACGGTGGCGATCACCGCGATCCAGGCGCAGGGTACGTGA